In one Drosophila albomicans strain 15112-1751.03 chromosome X, ASM965048v2, whole genome shotgun sequence genomic region, the following are encoded:
- the LOC117578060 gene encoding probable 6-phosphogluconolactonase: protein MSAYPDCAFHLRVAETEDELVQNLSQVIKVYAETAFHRNGTFRLGVSGGSLVQLLTRALVALQLDTSAWKFFFCDERYVPHDHNDSTFNAYKTHMLTKLPSILESQFVKANTSLPLDKCAQDYETELKRIFGSASPEFDLLLLGMGPDGHTCSLFPEQPESLAEKQRLVIPISDSPKPPPQRITFTLPLLNNARQLVFVVTGASKSAVVKRVFEERDKELPSSWIEPVNGELTLIADAAAAASLTSRQIKC from the exons ATGTCAGCATATCCGGACTGTGCATTCCATTTGAGAGTTGCCGAAACAGAGGATGAGCTGGTGCAGAATCTCAGTCAAGTGATCAAGGTATATGCAGAAACCGCATTCCACCGGAACGGAACATTTCGCCTTGGTGTTTCAG GTGGCTCTCTAGTGCAGCTGTTAACGCGCGCCCTTGTTGCCCTTCAGTTGGACACAAGCGCTTGGAAATTTTTCTTCTGTGATGAACGCTATGTGCCCCATGACCACAATGATTCCACATTTAATGCGTATAAGACACATATGCTGACCAAATTGCCCAGCATACTGGAAAGTCAATTTGTGAAAGCGAATACATCGTTGCCTCTGGACAAATGTGCTCAGGACTATGAGACGGAGTTGAAACGTATATTCGGCAGTGCGAGCCCTGAGTttgatttgctgttgctgggcaTGGGACCGGATGGACACACGTGTTCTCTGTTCCCAGAGCAACCAGAAAGCTTAGCGGAAAAGCAGCGTCTGGTCATTCCCATCAGTGATTCACCAAAACCGCCACCACAACGCATAACATTCACGCTGCCACTGCTCAACAATGCCAGGCAATTGGTCTTTGTGGTCACGGGTGCCAGCAAATCGGCTGTTGTCAAG CGCGTGTTTGAGGAGCGCGATAAAGAGTTGCCTTCTTCATGGATAGAACCTGTCAATGGAGAGCTGACATTAATTGCGGACGCCGCTGCGGCTGCGTCATTAACGTCTAGACAAATCAAGTGCTGA
- the LOC117572307 gene encoding protein regulator of cytokinesis 1-like, whose product MKMDEAMLQVKAAILAATSKDVDLLNKKWSQMFDEEYCQELILKLEERVRNFYMDLLTESDEKEKCILDAIDALKVEASEINRLMHRNVDIGERPEDMPLIVWEQKLDKSIEHLREELQARRNEICELLLQQEELCEELGEQPLPLLADPLPKPQEMCAFAEHLERLRAEKTRRMEELFKLRSEIKADMKVLQLLPLTAADERLLSQANQCLTPKMLEKLRVMRAEMAAQVVELHERIDDMREKVEVLWERLQETDEVTMQRVRKATKYSQITYDVLSAELQRCQKLRRQNLKTFIEQLRLEISKWWDLTLKSEQERKRFSNYYNDWYNEDLLELHELELDDLKSFYNDNKEIFELFASRAEIWTRMVALEAKANEPNRFNNRGGQLLKEERERKAISSKLPKIEQQISDLVQAYELRTRSPFLVHGENILEHMANEWVRLRQAKEQQSSARKQQVTSTKMLPPPTPGAVASRTPLGHKNMSALSASTQSLRKTPSNWKLASITNSASKTTGNLHKRKLANGDANSKQETPTAKRSLMGALNTVHHRASPALRKPSQRILAAQQKTTKSPLMKVRVMEQTMRRSSGLGRRSMGHATKQHKKASAASKLPARVQSEKENDDADDDDYTTDESSNVATGGHEDIGNYKMFAPAMRSSELPHALRARKQLQLPRRCNNNATNKNKHNLKLAKTEATKPEKQIEAEKHQLQLPEPRLSRMWQAK is encoded by the coding sequence atgaaAATGGACGAGGCAATGTTGCAAGTGAAGGCAGCAATACTCGCAGCCACCAGCAAGGATGTTGatcttttaaacaaaaagtgGTCGCAAATGTTTGACGAGGAATATTGCCAAGAGTTGATATTGAAGTTAGAGGAGCGCGTGCGTAACTTTTATATGGACTTATTGACAGAATCAGACGAGAAGGAGAAGTGCATACTCGACGCCATTGATGCACTCAAAGTAGAGGCATCTGAGATCAATCGTCTAATGCACAGGAACGTGGACATTGGAGAGAGGCCGGAGGATATGCCGCTAATAGTGTGGGAGCAGAAGCTGGACAAGAGCATTGAGCATCTGCGAGAGGAACTACAAGCACGTCGCAACGAGATCTGTGaactgctgttgcagcaggaGGAACTGTGCGAGGAGCTGGGGGAACAGCCCCTGCCTTTGCTTGCAGATCCGTTGCCAAAGCCGCAGGAAATGTGCGCATTTGCAGAACATTTGGAACGGTTGAGGGCGGAGAAGACGCGTCGCATGGAGGAGCTGTTTAAGTTGCGCAGTGAGATCAAGGCGGACATGAAggtgctgcagctgttgccacTGACTGCTGCAGATGAGCGTCTGTTGAGTCAGGCGAATCAATGCCTGACTCCGAAGATGCTAGAGAAGCTGCGCGTCATGCGGGCCGAGATGGCGGCCCAGGTGGTGGAGTTGCACGAGCGCATCGACGATATGCGCGAGAAGGTTGAGGTACTCTGGGAACGTCTGCAGGAGACGGATGAGGTGACGATGCAGCGAGTGCGCAAGGCGACTAAGTATTCGCAGATAACGTATGATGTGCTCAGTGCAGAGCTGCAGCGGTGTCAGAAGCTGCGTCGCCAGAACCTGAAGACGTTCATTGAGCAGCTGCGCTTAGAGATCAGCAAGTGGTGGGACTTGACTCTCAAATCGGAGCAGGAGAGGAAGCGCTTCTCGAACTACTACAACGATTGGTACAATGAGGATCTTTTGGAGTTGCACGAGTTGGAGCTGGATGATCTGAAGAGCTTCTATAATGACAACAAGGAGATATTTGAGTTGTTCGCGAGTCGCGCAGAGATTTGGACACGCATGGTGGCCTTGGAGGCCAAGGCAAATGAGCCGAATCGGTTCAACAATCGCGGTGGTCAGCTGCTGAAGGAGGAGCGCGAACGGAAGGCAATTAGCAGCAAGCTGCCAAAGATTGAGCAGCAGATTAGCGATCTGGTGCAAGCGTACGAGTTGCGAACTCGCTCTCCATTCCTCGTCCATGGCGAGAACATACTGGAGCACATGGCCAACGAGTGGGTGCGTCTGCGCCAGGCTAAGGAGCAGCAGAGCTCGGCCCGCAAGCAACAGGTGACCAGCACTAAGATGTTACCTCCTCCAACTCCAGGGGCTGTTGCTTCTCGCACTCCCCTCGGCCACAAGAACATGTCCGCCTTGTCGGCATCCACGCAATCGTTGCGTAAAACTCCGTCCAACTGGAAGCTGGCTTCTATAACGAATTCGGCCTCAAAAACCACTGGTAATCTGCACAAGCGCAAGCTGGCTAATGGGGATGCCAACAGCAAGCAGGAGACGCCTACGGCAAAACGGAGCCTGATGGGAGCGTTGAACACGGTGCATCATCGAGCGTCGCCAGCATTGCGGAAGCCGAGTCAGCGTATCTTGGCTGCCCAGCAGAAGACAACGAAGTCGCCGCTGATGAAGGTGCGCGTGATGGAGCAGACAATGCGACGCAGCTCGGGATTGGGCAGGCGCAGCATGGGGCATGCCACAAAACAGCACAAGAAAGCTTCTGCAGCCAGTAAATTGCCAGCCAGAGTtcagagcgagaaagagaacgacgatgctgatgatgatgactatACAACGGATGAGAGCAGCAATGTGGCCACAGGTGGTCATGAGGATATTGGCAACTACAAGATGTTTGCGCCTGCGATGCGCTCCTCCGAGTTGCCACACGCGCTGCGTGCCCgcaagcagctgcaactgcccaggagatgcaacaacaatgccaccAACAAGAACAAGCACAATCTGAAGCTGGCCAAGACGGAGGCAACAAAGCCAGAGAAGCAGATCGAGGCAGAGAAGCATCAGTTGCAACTCCCGGAGCCACGACTCAGCCGCATGTGGCAAGCAAAGTAA
- the LOC117572317 gene encoding protein regulator of cytokinesis 1-like: MDEEMLQVKAAILAATSKDVDLLNKKWLQMFDTEYYQKLIWKLEERVRNFYMDLLTESDEKEKCILDAIDALKVEASEINRLMHRNVDIGEKPEDMPLIVWEQKLDKSIEHLREELQARRNEICELLLQQEELCEELGEQPLPLLADPLPKPQEMCAFAEHLERLRAEKTRRMEELFKLRSEIKADMKVLQLLPLTAADERLLSQANQCLTPKMLEKLRVMRAEMAAQVVELHERIDDMREKVEVLWERLQETDEVTMQRVRKATKYSQITYDVLSAELQRCQKLRRQNLKTFIEQLRLEISKWWDLTLKSEQERKRFSNYYNDWYNEDLLELHELELDDLKSFYNDNKEIFELFASRAEIWTRMVALEAKANEPNRFNNRGGQLLKEERERKAISSKLPKIEQQISELVQAYELRTRSPFLVHGENILEHMANEWVRLRQAKEQQSSARKQQVTSTKMLPPPNSGAVPPRTPLGHKNMSALSASTQSLRNTPSNWKLASMSNSASKTTGNLHKRKLPNGDANSKQETPHAKRNLLKALTPMKKAAVHHKSNQHLLTAPSPRQQQQLQTTQKAGKSPMKKVRVLKDTIRRSSGMGRRSVGHATKKTRNKATIPEIRIRAPSGDENDGFETDENDTYDSFEKSIEPAARSSMMPQKMITSTFLKH; encoded by the coding sequence ATGGACGAGGAAATGTTGCAAGTGAAGGCAGCAATACTCGCAGCCACCAGCAAGGATGTTGatcttttaaacaaaaagtgGTTGCAAATGTTTGACACTGAATATTACCAAAAGTTGATATGGAAGTTAGAGGAGCGCGTGCGTAACTTTTATATGGACTTATTGACAGAATCAGACGAGAAGGAGAAGTGCATACTCGACGCCATTGATGCACTCAAAGTAGAGGCATCTGAGATCAATCGTCTAATGCACAGGAACGTGGACATTGGAGAAAAGCCGGAGGATATGCCGCTAATAGTGTGGGAGCAGAAGCTGGACAAGAGCATTGAGCATCTGCGAGAGGAACTACAAGCACGTCGCAACGAGATCTGTGaactgctgttgcagcaggaGGAACTGTGCGAGGAGCTGGGGGAACAGCCCCTGCCTTTGCTTGCAGATCCGTTGCCAAAGCCGCAGGAAATGTGCGCATTTGCAGAACATTTGGAACGGTTGAGGGCGGAGAAGACGCGTCGCATGGAGGAGCTGTTTAAGTTGCGCAGTGAGATCAAGGCGGACATGAAggtgctgcagctgttgccacTGACTGCTGCAGATGAGCGTCTGTTGAGTCAGGCGAATCAATGCCTGACTCCGAAGATGCTAGAGAAGCTGCGCGTCATGCGGGCCGAGATGGCGGCCCAGGTGGTGGAGTTGCACGAGCGCATCGACGATATGCGCGAGAAGGTTGAGGTACTCTGGGAACGTCTGCAGGAGACGGATGAGGTGACGATGCAGCGAGTGCGCAAGGCGACTAAGTATTCGCAGATAACGTATGATGTGCTCAGTGCAGAGCTGCAGCGGTGTCAGAAGCTGCGTCGCCAGAACCTGAAGACGTTCATTGAGCAGCTGCGCTTAGAGATCAGCAAGTGGTGGGACTTGACTCTCAAATCGGAGCAGGAGAGGAAGCGCTTCTCGAACTACTACAACGATTGGTACAATGAGGATCTTTTGGAGTTGCACGAGTTGGAGCTGGATGATCTGAAGAGCTTCTATAATGACAACAAGGAGATATTTGAGTTGTTCGCGAGTCGCGCAGAGATTTGGACACGCATGGTGGCCTTGGAGGCCAAGGCAAATGAGCCGAATCGGTTCAACAATCGAGGTGGTCAGCTGCTGAAGGAGGAGCGCGAGCGAAAGGCAATTAGCAGCAAGCTGCCAAAGATTGAGCAGCAGATTAGCGAGCTGGTGCAAGCGTACGAGTTGCGAACTCGCTCTCCATTCCTCGTCCATGGCGAGAACATACTGGAGCACATGGCCAACGAGTGGGTGCGTCTGCGCCAGGCTAAGGAGCAGCAGAGCTCGGCCCGCAAGCAACAGGTGACCAGCACTAAGATGTTACCTCCTCCAAATTCGGGGGCTGTTCCTCCTCGCACTCCCCTCGGCCACAAGAACATGTCCGCCTTGTCGGCATCCACGCAATCGTTGCGTAATACTCCGTCCAATTGGAAGCTGGCTTCCATGTCGAATTCGGCCTCAAAGACCACTGGCAATTTACACAAGCGCAAGCTGCCCAATGGGGATGCCAACAGTAAGCAGGAGACGCCGCATGCTAAGCGCAACCTACTGAAGGCATTGACCCCGATGAAGAAAGCAGCTGTGCATCACAAGTCGAATCAGCATCTGCTGACGGCGCCATCACCacgtcaacagcaacagctgcaaacgACACAAAAAGCAGGCAAATCGCCGATGAAGAAGGTGCGGGTGCTGAAGGATACGATTCGACGCAGCTCGGGGATGGGCAGAAGGAGTGTGGGGCATGCTACAAAGAAGACGCGCAACAAGGCGACGATACCTGAGATTAGGATAAGGGCACCATCGGGGGATGAGAACGATGGCTTCGAGACGGATGAGAATGACACGTATGATTCGTTTGAAAAGTCCATTGAGCCGGCGGCACGTTCTTCCATGATGCCACAGAAGATGATTACTTCGACGTTTTTGAAACATTGA
- the LOC117572325 gene encoding uncharacterized protein LOC117572325 — protein MNTPFESRTLVNGGLLKQFTGQSVSIMVRVESVAGTNLMACSTDNHKLRISLPSELSAAQGAWVEVIGVSSSGDTIRAKEVIEFGGENIDFDVDSYNAMTQLLNNVKLFYRYG, from the exons ATGAATACACCATTTGAATCACGAACACTCGTTAATGGCGGTCTGCTTAAGCAGTTTACGGGCCAGTCGGTGAGCATAATGGTGCGTGTGGAAAGCGTGGCGGGCACAAATTTGATGGCGTGCAGCACCGATAATCACAAGTTGCGCATTAGTTTGCCGAGCGAATTGAGTGCGGCACAAGGCGCCTGGGTGGAGGTGATTGGTGTCTCCAGCAGCGGTGACACCATACGCGCCAAGGAG GTTATTGAATTTGGCGGCGAGAATATCGATTTCGATGTGGACAGCTACAATGCGATGACGCAGCTGCTCAACAATGTGAAGCTCTTCTATCGCTATGGCTAA
- the LOC117578057 gene encoding zinc finger protein 768 yields the protein MSKSPAMPDNMMTQYGGDFDAERVCRVCLREVGDFYFIYDEAPVEQGANIAQILNECTRYTCERYDKLPHHMCDTCIKAACQAYRFKRDAEKSYRSLVAMLGRTPALKPNSSEVCTQTEQLAMLQCGMCSEQFLNALELRLHRKRQHKQQQLEQLQCQVCAAQFQQFRQLRTHLIEQHNQPSTSPLLRRRPRLECGDCKRVFSRRDHLQRHMRTVHKERDGVDEMEGEQSMDTPWPAIDEATMQSGDELESAAVLLNNCAADDEEEQGQERDQQSAYQSHTNPISSNEEADDDDELEAEAKQTLWLQIKPEPELEQLDADDKRRKKPHSKQQKEEELEEAHVKEEEELLPIKQERQRMDSVRQLEEGEEDEENAEHFEEALHSSEEEEEEADDEEEVEAEEEEQEEEEADESDLEELDDEEKPPASAETKVQIVREYLQQAGTATGTGTQSTTGGKQRRRRRNKQTIDAQPNPENRCDICQRTFSRHCHLLRHKLSHLEKKPHSCPHCPKAFARSDHLKAHVQSLHGSKEHKCVLCEAAFTRSDALERHKLSKHNGEGLDASSELKLQLSEHTCEYCAKRFSSKTYLRKHTLLHTEFLYACKSCDETFKERQQLRCHEKTHTGQRNFLCCICGDSFARNDYLRVHMRRHNGEKPYKCRYCIKAFPRATDLKVHERYHTGTKPNLCNTCGKSFHRAYNLTIHMRTHTGERPYKCDQCPKSFSQSNDLKAHIRRHTGERYKCPHCDAYFLQLYHMRNHCLSAHNKHIETKTGRLQRTGLLDEPTHSHLTTVVMPPAAPTTTTTTAAAVAATTTMAVTLPAAATPLVHSPVAYNTSSPVATVQDGFVSTASNAAATATTTSTTTPTPFGAFNITPVVMAHLMYNHGGQHDSQQSNASGSERATGK from the exons ATGAGCAAATCACCCGCAATGCCCGACAACATGATGACTCAATACGGCGGCGACTTTGATGCAGAGCGCGTGTGTCGCGTTTGCCTGCGAGAAGTGGGCGACTTCTACTTCATCTACGATGAGGCGCCCGTGGAGCAGGGCGCCAACATTGCCCAGATCCTCAACGAGTGCACGCGATACACGTGCGAGCGTTACGACAAGTTGCCGCATCACATGTGTGACACCTGCATCAAGGCGGCCTGTCAAGCGTATCGCTTTAAGCGCGACGCCGAGAAATCGTATCGCTCCTTGGTCGCGATGCTGGGCAGGACGCCAGCATTGAAGCCGAACAGCAGCGAGGTTTGCACACAGACCGAACAGCTGGCCATGCTGCAGTGCGGCATGTGTAGCGAACAGTTCTTGAATGCGCTCGAGTTGCGTTTGCATCGCAAGCGACAGcataaacaacagcaactggagcAGCTGCAGTGTCAGGTGTGTGCGGCACAGTTCCAGCAGTTCCGCCAGCTGCGCACACATCTCATCGAGCAGCACAATCAGCCGTCCACATCGCCGCTGCTGCGACGGCGACCGCGTCTCGAGTGTGGCGACTGCAAGCGCGTCTTCAGTCGACGCGATCATCTGCAGCGCCACATGCGCACAGTGCACAAGGAACGCGATGGTGTCGACGAGATGGAGGGGGAGCAGTCAATGGACACTCCATGGCCGGCCATTGATGAGGCCACCATGCAGAGCGGCGATGAGTTGGAATCGGCCGCTGTGCTGCTCAACAACTGCGCCGCTGACGATGAGGAGGAGCAGGGTCAGGAGCGGGATCAACAGAGTGCGTATCAGAGTCACACGAATCCCATATCGAGCAACGAGGAGGCggatgacgacgacgaacTTGAGGCGGAGGCCAAGCAAACGCTGTGGCTGCAAATCAAGCCAGAGCCGGAGCTGGAGCAACTGGATGCGGATGACAAGCGTCGCAAAAAGCCGCATAGCAAGCAGCAGAAAGAGGAGGAGCTGGAGGAGGCGCATGTGAAAG AGGAAGAGGAGCTGCTGCCAATTAAGCAGGAGCGTCAGCGCATGGATAGCGTGCGACAGCtggaggagggggaggaggatgaggagaaCGCGGAGCACTTCGAGGAAGCGCTGCACAGCTccgaagaggaggaggaggaggcggatgACGAGGAAGAGGTAGAGGCAGAGGAGGAAGAgcaggaagaggaagaggccGATGAAAGCGACTTGGAGGAGCTGGACGATGAGGAGAAGCCACCTGCAAGCGCCGAGACAAAAGTGCAAATTGTGCGCGAATATCTGCAGCAGGCAGGCACAGCAACTGGAACAGGAACCCAATCGACAACTGGTGGAaaacagcgacgtcgacgccgcAACAAGCAAACAATCGATGCACAACCAAATCCCGAGAATCGCTGCGACATCTGTCAGCGCACGTTCTCACGCCACTGCCATCTGTTGCGCCACAAGCTGTCGCATCTGGAGAAGAAGCCGCACAGCTGTCCCCACTGCCCAAAGGCCTTTGCACGCAGCGATCATCTGAAGGCGCATGTCCAGAGTCTGCACGGCAGCAAGGAGCACAAGTGTGTGCTATGCGAGGCGGCCTTCACACGCTCCGATGCGCTCGAGCGGCACAAGCTGAGCAAGCACAATGGCGAGGGACTCGATGCGAGCAGCGAACTGAAGCTGCAGCTCAGCGAACACACCTGCGAATACTGCGCGAAGCGTTTCTCGAGCAAAACCTATTTGCGGAAGCACACGCTGCTCCACACCGAGTTCCTCTATGCGTGCAAGAGCTGCGACGAGACGTTTAAGGAGCGGCAGCAGTTGCGGTGCCACGAGAAGACGCACACCGGCCAGCGGAACTTCCTCTGCTGCATCTGCGGCGACAGCTTTGCGCGCAACGATTATCTGCGCGTCCACATGCGACGCCACAACGGGGAGAAGCCCTACAAGTGTCGCTACTGCATCAAGGCGTTTCCGCGTGCCACCGATCTCAAGGTGCACGAACG CTACCACACTGGCACCAAACCCAATCTGTGCAACACATGCGGCAAGAGTTTCCATCGCGCCTACAATCTGACCATACACATGCGCACACACACCGGCGAACGTCCGTACAAGTGCGATCAGTGCCCCAAGAGCTTCAGCCAGAGCAACGATCTCAAGGCGCACATCCGACGCCACACCGGCGAGCGGTATAAGTGTCCGCATTGCGATGCCTACTTCCTGCAATTGTATCACATGCGCAACCATTGCCTCAGTGCCCACAACAAGCACATCGAGACGAAGACGGGGCGCCTGCAACGCACCGGTCTGCTCGATGAGCCAACGCACTCGCATCTGACCACCGTTGTGATGCCGCCAGCGGCGCCGACGACGACCACAACAActgcggcggcggtggcggcaacgacaacgatggcTGTGACATTGCCTGCGGCGGCCACGCCCCTTGTGCACTCGCCTGTCGCCTACAATACATCGTCGCCGGTGGCAACAGTGCAGGATGGATTTGTGAGCACCGCCAGCAAtgcggcagcgacagcaacgacgacgtcgacgacgacgccgacaCCTTTTGGCGCCTTCAACATAACGCCAGTTGTGATGG CGCATCTCATGTATAACCATGGCGGACAACACGACAGCCAGCAGAGCAATGCCAGCGGCAGCGAACGTGCAACGGGCAAATAG